One part of the Algibacter sp. L1A34 genome encodes these proteins:
- a CDS encoding DUF6371 domain-containing protein yields MNYKYTLDKSSKKYKCPSCGKKTFVRYIDVETNNYINEDSGRCDRESKCQYHKSPKGNQPLVNCNTHVVQQLPSSHNESVLGAYGRNYTNNNFISYLLKYFAPVDVKHAIKKYFIGTSSHWYGSTIFWQVDEQMNICAGKVMLYDNITGKRVKKPYPHINWMHKVLQVKGFVLQQCLFGLHNLCDYDNSNTVCIVESEKTTIIMSILFPHCLWLATGSKANLKEELLKPIKDYNIVVFPDKTEFQDWNTRVLRLQKSEFAISCSNLLENRDLEDGSDLVDVFLTSL; encoded by the coding sequence ATGAATTACAAATACACTTTAGATAAAAGCAGTAAAAAATACAAATGTCCATCTTGCGGCAAGAAAACTTTTGTGCGGTATATAGATGTAGAAACAAATAATTATATAAATGAAGATTCAGGTAGATGTGATAGAGAAAGTAAATGCCAATATCATAAGTCACCAAAAGGAAATCAACCTTTAGTTAATTGTAATACACATGTTGTACAGCAACTGCCATCGTCTCACAACGAATCTGTTTTAGGCGCTTATGGTCGAAACTATACTAATAATAACTTTATAAGTTATTTATTAAAGTACTTTGCACCTGTAGATGTAAAACATGCGATAAAAAAATATTTTATAGGTACTTCCAGCCATTGGTATGGATCAACCATTTTTTGGCAAGTAGATGAACAAATGAATATTTGTGCAGGTAAAGTCATGTTGTATGACAATATTACTGGCAAAAGAGTTAAAAAACCATATCCACACATCAATTGGATGCATAAGGTATTACAAGTAAAAGGCTTTGTATTGCAGCAATGTCTGTTTGGATTACATAATTTATGTGATTACGATAACAGTAATACGGTTTGTATTGTAGAGTCCGAGAAAACAACCATAATTATGAGTATATTATTTCCTCACTGCCTATGGCTAGCTACAGGGTCTAAAGCTAACTTAAAAGAGGAGCTTCTTAAGCCTATAAAAGATTATAATATCGTTGTGTTTCCTGATAAAACGGAATTCCAAGATTGGAATACAAGGGTTTTAAGATTACAGAAATCGGAGTTTGCTATAAGTTGTAGTAATCTATTAGAAAATAGAGACCTAGAAGATGGTAGTGATTTAGTAGATGTGTTTCTTACCTCTTTGTAA
- a CDS encoding class I SAM-dependent DNA methyltransferase: MSNITTNIKGIRDIMRKDTGVDGDAQRISQMVWMLFMKIFADKEEEWEITIDNYESPIPEHLKWQNWAADDEGLTGDALMEFIETELFPALKELDITISPQAKIIRSVFDDTYNFMKNGTLFRQVINVINEIDFNSTTERHVFNDIYETILKDLQSAGSSGEYYTPRAVTQFMVDMINPQLGESVLDPACGTGGFLTCTIDAVRNQVKTPKDRDVLQKSIRGIEKKPLPHLLCTTNLMLHGFDLPAVRRDNLLSKPYADWGAKDKLDIILSNPPFGGVEEDGTETNFPKKFRTKETADLFLALIIKLLKTNGRCAIVLPDGTLFGEGMKTRLKEELLDKCYLHTIVRLPNGVFNPYTGIRTNLLFFEKGTPTKDVWYYEHPYPDGVKSYNKGKPIHIKEFDTEKAWWNNREENTQAWKVSIEEIKKRGYNLDIKNPHQELDTLASPEVLLEKFRTTEQKISSIQDEIINVLTEALK, translated from the coding sequence ATGAGTAACATAACAACCAACATAAAAGGCATACGCGATATTATGCGTAAAGACACAGGAGTAGATGGAGATGCACAACGTATCTCGCAAATGGTGTGGATGCTGTTTATGAAAATTTTTGCCGACAAAGAAGAAGAATGGGAAATTACAATAGATAATTACGAAAGCCCAATTCCTGAACATCTTAAATGGCAAAACTGGGCAGCTGACGATGAAGGCTTAACAGGTGATGCCTTGATGGAGTTTATAGAAACCGAATTATTCCCTGCTTTAAAAGAGTTGGATATTACCATAAGTCCACAAGCAAAAATTATACGTTCGGTATTTGACGATACCTATAACTTTATGAAAAACGGAACACTCTTCCGTCAAGTCATCAATGTTATCAATGAGATTGATTTTAATAGCACCACAGAACGTCATGTGTTCAATGATATTTATGAGACCATTTTAAAGGACTTACAATCTGCAGGTTCTTCTGGTGAGTATTACACACCAAGAGCGGTAACGCAGTTTATGGTAGATATGATAAATCCACAATTAGGAGAAAGCGTATTAGATCCTGCTTGTGGAACAGGTGGTTTTTTAACCTGTACTATTGATGCGGTTCGTAATCAAGTAAAAACACCAAAAGATAGAGACGTATTACAAAAATCCATACGTGGTATTGAGAAAAAACCATTACCACATTTACTATGTACCACTAATTTAATGTTACATGGTTTTGATTTACCAGCAGTACGTAGAGATAATTTACTAAGCAAACCCTATGCAGATTGGGGAGCAAAAGACAAACTAGATATTATACTCTCTAACCCACCTTTTGGTGGGGTAGAGGAAGATGGTACCGAAACCAACTTCCCTAAAAAGTTTAGAACCAAAGAAACCGCCGATTTATTCTTAGCCTTAATAATTAAGTTGCTCAAAACCAATGGGCGTTGCGCTATAGTATTACCAGACGGCACTTTGTTTGGCGAAGGGATGAAAACGCGCCTAAAAGAAGAGTTGTTAGACAAATGCTACCTGCATACCATAGTACGTTTACCAAATGGAGTATTTAATCCATATACAGGTATTAGAACTAATTTGTTGTTTTTTGAAAAAGGCACACCAACCAAAGACGTTTGGTATTATGAGCATCCTTATCCAGATGGCGTAAAAAGCTATAATAAAGGAAAGCCTATCCATATTAAAGAGTTTGATACAGAAAAGGCGTGGTGGAATAATCGTGAAGAAAACACACAAGCTTGGAAAGTCTCTATTGAAGAGATTAAAAAACGAGGTTATAATTTAGATATTAAAAACCCACACCAAGAGCTAGATACATTAGCAAGTCCAGAAGTGTTGTTAGAAAAATTTAGAACTACTGAACAAAAAATTTCTAGCATACAAGACGAAATTATAAATGTATTAACTGAAGCTTTAAAATAA
- a CDS encoding restriction endonuclease subunit S: MQLLQHFKELTVRPKNAQELKGLILQLAIQGKLTGKWRSENKDIKSASELLKEIRKERIQLIKEKKVRKGKPIQPIKKEEKYLEIPQNWVWIRLIETGNIFNGNSVNKAIKESKYEGLEEGLPYLGTKDVNYGFEALNYDNGVKIPFDEPKFKIAHKNTALICSEGGSAGKKCGITTEDICFGNKLYALEQYGDIESVYILSIYKAPVFFEVFLSKMTGIIGGVSINSFGEIPIPLPPLEEQKEIVKVVETLFKEVEQLEQLTVERISLKEDFVTSALNQLTTNNANQEWTFLQEHFKSFFNETTNIKKLRETVLQLAVQGKLTADWRVNNPDTEDASVLLKRIQEEKAQLIKDKKIKKEKALPKITKEEIPYELPEGWVWCRMQDVFKDLRYGTSKKCDYKLGVNPVLRIPNLKYGGIDVTDLKTTNLSERELKDLSLGRGDLLIIRSNGSENLVGRSSVVTNVGVGYSFAGYLVRLQVFTDYVESSYLHTVLESAMIRTAIEGPLRTTSGVKNINSTEISRLIIPIPSKEEQKAIVEKVNALMGLCDSLEQEVQQSQEHSEQLMQSCLREVFAGESN; encoded by the coding sequence ATGCAGTTACTACAACATTTTAAAGAACTTACGGTTAGACCCAAAAATGCCCAAGAGTTAAAAGGATTGATTTTACAATTGGCAATTCAAGGAAAGTTAACAGGTAAATGGAGAAGTGAAAATAAAGATATTAAATCTGCTTCTGAATTATTGAAGGAAATAAGAAAAGAAAGAATTCAATTAATTAAAGAAAAAAAGGTCCGAAAAGGAAAACCTATTCAACCAATAAAAAAGGAAGAAAAATATTTAGAAATACCACAAAATTGGGTTTGGATAAGGCTAATTGAAACAGGTAATATATTCAACGGTAATAGTGTTAATAAAGCGATTAAAGAATCAAAGTATGAGGGACTTGAAGAGGGCTTACCTTATTTAGGTACTAAAGATGTTAATTATGGTTTTGAAGCTTTAAATTATGATAATGGCGTTAAAATACCATTTGATGAGCCTAAGTTTAAAATTGCTCACAAGAATACAGCCTTAATCTGTTCTGAAGGTGGTAGTGCTGGTAAAAAATGTGGTATTACAACAGAAGATATTTGTTTTGGAAATAAATTATATGCTTTAGAACAGTATGGAGATATTGAATCTGTTTATATTTTATCAATTTATAAAGCACCTGTTTTCTTTGAGGTTTTTCTAAGTAAAATGACAGGAATAATTGGAGGTGTTTCCATAAATAGTTTTGGAGAAATACCAATCCCACTTCCGCCACTAGAAGAACAAAAAGAAATTGTAAAAGTAGTAGAAACCCTTTTTAAAGAAGTAGAACAATTAGAGCAATTAACGGTTGAGCGTATTAGTTTAAAAGAAGACTTTGTTACTTCTGCTTTAAACCAACTTACCACCAATAATGCCAACCAAGAATGGACTTTTTTACAAGAACATTTTAAAAGTTTCTTTAATGAAACCACCAACATTAAAAAATTACGAGAAACGGTTTTGCAATTAGCTGTACAAGGTAAGTTAACAGCAGATTGGAGAGTAAATAATCCAGATACAGAAGATGCTTCTGTTTTGTTAAAACGCATACAAGAAGAGAAAGCGCAACTCATTAAAGACAAAAAAATAAAAAAGGAAAAGGCGTTGCCGAAAATTACTAAAGAGGAGATTCCTTATGAGTTACCTGAAGGTTGGGTTTGGTGTAGGATGCAGGATGTTTTTAAAGATTTGCGATATGGCACATCAAAAAAATGTGACTATAAATTAGGAGTGAATCCAGTTTTAAGAATACCAAATTTAAAATATGGAGGAATAGATGTAACAGATTTAAAAACAACTAATCTTTCAGAAAGAGAATTAAAAGATTTATCATTAGGCAGAGGAGATTTATTAATAATTAGGTCAAATGGCAGTGAAAATTTAGTAGGAAGAAGTTCTGTCGTAACTAATGTTGGTGTAGGTTATTCTTTTGCGGGTTATCTCGTTAGATTACAGGTTTTTACTGATTATGTTGAAAGTAGTTATTTACACACAGTGTTAGAATCAGCAATGATAAGAACAGCAATTGAAGGACCATTAAGAACAACAAGTGGTGTTAAAAATATTAATAGTACTGAAATTTCAAGATTAATAATACCAATACCTTCTAAAGAAGAACAAAAAGCCATCGTAGAAAAAGTAAATGCTTTAATGGGTTTATGTGATAGTTTAGAGCAAGAAGTACAACAAAGCCAAGAGCATAGTGAGCAGTTAATGCAGAGTTGTTTGCGTGAGGTTTTTGCGGGGGAAAGTAATTAA
- the hsdR gene encoding EcoAI/FtnUII family type I restriction enzme subunit R: MNKKDLSERDICTKFINPAIQKAGWNMRTQVREEVSFTDGRIIVQGKMYTRGKSKRADYILYYKSNIPIAIIEAKDNKKAVGHGMQQALEYSGILQIPFVFTSNGDSFVFHDKTRSDGTLEEELTLDNFPSPETLWNKYLKHTNIDTPEAKEIVEKDYYADDSGMTPRYYQQNAVNRTLEAVAKGQDKIILVMATGTGKTYTAFNIIWRLWKTGIKKRILFLADRNALLTQTKNGDFSPFGNDIMHIIKNRKIDKSYQIYFALYQGLTSTDEDKNAYKEFSKDFFDLIVIDECHRGSASEASAWRDVLTYFDSATQIGLTATPKETKDVSNMEYFGEPVYTYSLKQGISDGFLAPYKVVRITTNVDEGWRPTAGLIDKYGNEVEDRIYNLKDYDRKLAIDERTEVVAKKITECLKATDRFAKTIVFCVDIDHANRMRQALINENADLVAKHWNYCVKITGDDEVGKQELDNFTDVEERFPVIATTSKMLTTGIDTKMVKVIVLESNIQSVTEFKQIIGRGTRIREAEGKVFFTIMDFRKATNIFARPDFDGDPVQIYEPTPDEPVVPPEEEDNTQPTNGEEPLNPDDFRPTNPNIDIEGGETEVTKYYVNNIPVSVVNERVQYYGKDGKLITESLKDYSKKNIEKEFTSLDDFIQKWNDSEKKEELIKELAEHGVLLEALREEVGQDLDDFDLICHIAFDQPALTRQERANNVRKRNYFAKYSETAQKVLNSLLDKYEQEGITSIEQGSILKVQPLNQMGSAVELVRAFGKKKDFEQAIKELENEIYNIA, from the coding sequence ATGAATAAGAAAGACCTTTCTGAAAGAGATATTTGTACTAAATTTATAAATCCTGCCATTCAAAAAGCAGGTTGGAATATGAGAACACAAGTAAGAGAAGAAGTTTCTTTTACGGATGGTCGTATTATTGTACAAGGTAAAATGTACACAAGAGGAAAAAGTAAAAGAGCAGATTATATCCTTTATTACAAGTCCAATATTCCCATAGCTATAATTGAGGCAAAAGACAATAAAAAAGCCGTTGGACATGGCATGCAACAAGCTTTAGAGTATTCAGGAATTCTGCAAATTCCATTCGTATTTACTTCCAATGGAGATTCTTTTGTATTTCATGATAAAACAAGATCAGACGGAACTTTGGAAGAAGAATTAACGTTAGATAATTTTCCGTCTCCAGAAACTTTATGGAACAAGTACTTAAAGCATACAAATATTGATACTCCTGAGGCAAAAGAAATTGTAGAAAAAGACTATTATGCAGATGATAGTGGTATGACGCCAAGATATTACCAACAAAATGCGGTGAATAGAACCTTAGAAGCGGTTGCTAAAGGACAAGATAAAATTATCCTTGTCATGGCAACTGGTACAGGAAAAACGTATACGGCATTTAATATTATTTGGCGTTTATGGAAAACAGGAATCAAGAAACGTATTTTATTTCTTGCCGATAGAAATGCACTTTTAACCCAAACCAAAAATGGTGATTTTTCTCCTTTTGGTAATGATATTATGCATATCATTAAAAACAGAAAGATTGATAAATCGTATCAAATATACTTTGCATTATACCAGGGATTAACAAGCACTGATGAAGATAAAAACGCATACAAAGAGTTTAGTAAGGATTTTTTCGACTTAATAGTCATAGATGAGTGTCATAGAGGTTCTGCATCCGAAGCTTCTGCTTGGAGAGATGTACTAACATATTTTGATTCTGCAACACAAATAGGTTTAACAGCAACACCTAAAGAAACCAAAGATGTTTCTAATATGGAATATTTTGGAGAACCTGTATATACCTATTCTTTAAAACAAGGTATTTCTGATGGTTTTTTAGCGCCTTATAAAGTAGTAAGAATTACCACGAATGTAGATGAAGGTTGGCGTCCTACTGCTGGGTTAATCGATAAATACGGAAATGAAGTAGAAGACCGTATTTACAATTTAAAAGATTATGACAGAAAACTAGCCATAGATGAACGCACAGAAGTTGTTGCAAAGAAAATAACGGAATGCTTAAAAGCGACAGATCGTTTTGCAAAAACCATTGTGTTTTGCGTAGATATAGATCATGCCAATAGAATGAGACAAGCATTAATAAATGAAAATGCAGACTTAGTAGCGAAGCATTGGAACTATTGTGTAAAAATAACGGGGGATGATGAAGTAGGAAAACAAGAATTAGATAATTTTACAGATGTAGAGGAACGCTTCCCTGTAATTGCCACTACTTCTAAAATGTTAACTACAGGTATTGATACCAAAATGGTAAAGGTTATTGTATTGGAATCTAACATACAATCCGTTACAGAATTTAAACAAATTATTGGTAGAGGAACAAGAATACGAGAAGCAGAAGGCAAAGTGTTTTTTACCATAATGGATTTTAGAAAAGCTACTAATATTTTTGCAAGACCCGATTTTGATGGTGATCCTGTTCAAATTTATGAGCCTACACCAGACGAACCTGTGGTACCGCCAGAGGAAGAAGACAATACACAACCTACAAATGGAGAGGAGCCTTTAAATCCAGACGATTTTAGACCTACTAACCCAAACATTGATATTGAAGGAGGAGAAACCGAAGTAACAAAATACTATGTAAATAATATTCCTGTTTCTGTAGTAAATGAGCGTGTACAGTATTATGGAAAAGACGGAAAGTTAATTACAGAATCTTTAAAAGATTATTCTAAAAAGAACATAGAAAAAGAGTTTACTTCGCTTGATGATTTTATCCAAAAATGGAATGACTCTGAAAAGAAAGAAGAACTCATAAAAGAATTAGCAGAACACGGAGTGTTATTAGAAGCATTACGTGAAGAAGTAGGTCAGGATTTGGATGATTTCGATTTAATCTGTCACATCGCCTTCGACCAACCTGCATTAACCAGACAAGAACGTGCAAATAACGTGCGCAAACGTAACTACTTTGCTAAATACAGCGAAACGGCACAAAAAGTATTAAATAGTCTTTTAGATAAATACGAACAAGAAGGTATAACATCTATAGAACAAGGTTCTATTTTAAAAGTACAACCCTTAAACCAAATGGGTTCTGCTGTAGAATTAGTACGCGCTTTTGGAAAAAAGAAAGATTTTGAACAAGCCATAAAAGAATTAGAAAACGAAATATACAATATAGCTTAA